Proteins encoded by one window of Lycium barbarum isolate Lr01 chromosome 11, ASM1917538v2, whole genome shotgun sequence:
- the LOC132617487 gene encoding calcium-binding protein KRP1-like: MAHENPFGFDDYFPSMMQRLGAEGFMRELCNGFCLLMDVSIGLITYESLKRNTMNLGLNDLRDDELICMLAEGDLDGDGALNQMEFCILMFRLSPGLMDGSKQYMDDLGLIDFQP, encoded by the coding sequence ATGGCTCACGAAAACCCTTTTGGTTTCGACGATTATTTTCCCTCGATGATGCAGAGATTAGGCGCCGAAGGGTTCATGAGGGAACTTTGTAATGGATTCTGCTTGCTTATGGATGTGAGTATAGGGCTAATTACATATGAGAGTTTGAAGAGGAACACTATGAATCTTGGTTTAAATGATTTAAGAGATGATGAGTTAATTTGCATGTTGGCTGAAGGAGATTTGGATGGTGATGGAGCACTTAATCAGATGGAATTTTGTATTCTCATGTTTAGATTGAGTCCTGGTTTAATGGATGGATCTAAGCAGTACATGGACGATTTGGGGCTCATTGATTTCCAACCCTAG